Proteins encoded by one window of Lycium barbarum isolate Lr01 chromosome 11, ASM1917538v2, whole genome shotgun sequence:
- the LOC132616781 gene encoding pentatricopeptide repeat-containing protein At4g26680, mitochondrial, whose amino-acid sequence MKNLKHFRKFSTFLDSPKSTHQIPVKLLTPKQRKLAPIPLPHRTISDPKGQDLDFINVAHSHLIHSDWTKLENLGSCLTPFRVKHILLKIQKDYVLSLEFFNWVEGKNPNSNTLENHSIVLHVLTKNKKFKSAETILRKLLESGSVDFPAKLFEAILLSYRMCDSSPRVFDSLFKCHAHLKKFRNASDTFCSMKQYGFVPNVESCNAFMSSLLKLNRIDVALGFYKEMRRSRISPNVYTFNMVMSAFCKSGNLEKAVEVLRDMENISLKPSVVSYNTLIAGHCNRGLLSVAMKLKSTMEKNGVHLDSVTYNTLIHGLCKEGKLHEANKLFSEMKRTGVAPNVVTYNTLINAYSQAGNSEMGSRFFEEMANNGLKADILTYNALISGLCKEGKTKKAAFLVKELDKLNLVPNSSTFSALISGQCARRNPDRAFQLYKSMVRGGCHPNKPTLTLLVSTFIKNEDYDGAMEVLKEFLERSITPDLDMLSEICSAFQRCGREGKIIKLLQEIEARRLMPEDFDKTTMISSTD is encoded by the coding sequence ATGAAGAATCTCAAACATTTTCGTAAATTTTCAACCTTTCTTGATTCACCCAAAAGCACCCACCAAATCCCTGTAAAATTATTAACCCCTAAACAAAGAAAATTGGCCCCAATTCCATTACCTCATAGAACAATTTCAGACCCCAAAGGCCAAGATCTTGATTTTATAAATGTAGCTCATAGTCACTTAATACATTCTGATTGGACTAAGCTTGAAAATTTGGGTTCTTGTTTAACCCCATTTAGAGTAAAGCACATTTTGTTGAAAATTCAAAAAGATTATGTTTTATCTCTTGAGTTTTTCAATTGGGTTGAGGGTAAAAACCCGAATTCGAATACCCTTGAGAATCATTCCATTGTTCTTCATGTTTTAACTAAGAATAAGAAGTTTAAATCTGCTGAAACTATTTTGAGGAAGCTTCTTGAATCAGGTTCTGTTGATTTTCCTGCTAAGTTGTTTGAAGCTATACTTTTATCGTATCGAATGTGTGATTCTTCACCGCGTGTTTTTGATTCGTTGTTTAAGTGTCATGCTCATTTGAAGAAGTTTAGGAATGCTAGTGATACATTTTGTAGTATGAAGCAGTATGGATTTGTTCCCAATGTTGAGTCTTGTAATGCATTTATGAGCTCATTGCTTAAGTTGAATAGGATAGATGTTGCGTTGGGCTTTTATAAGGAGATGCGTCGGTCAAGGATTTCGCCTAATGTTTATACGTTTAATATGGTCATGAGTGCTTTTTGCAAATCGGGGAACTTAGAAAAGGCTGTTGAGGTCTTAAGGGACATGGAGAATATAAGCTTGAAACCTAGTGTCGTGTCTTATAACACTTTGATTGCTGGACATTGTAACCGGGGCCTCTTGAGTGTCGCGATGAAACTTAAGAGCACGATGGAGAAGAATGGGGTTCATCTGGATAGTGTTACTTATAACACTCTTATTCATGGTTTATGCAAGGAAGGAAAACTACATGAAGCAAACAAACTTTTCAGCGAGATGAAGAGAACCGGTGTGGCGCCTAATGTTGTCACTTATAATACGCTGATAAATGCGTATAGCCAGGCTGGTAATTCTGAAATGGGAAGTCGGTTTTTTGAGGAGATGGCAAACAATGGATTGAAGGCTGATATCTTGACTTACAATGCATTGATTTCGGGACTGTGCAAGGAGGGGAAGACAAAGAAAGCTGCTTTTTTGGTCAAAGAACTTGATAAGTTAAATTTGGTTCCTAATTCCTCTACTTTCTCTGCTCTGATTAGTGGACAGTGTGCAAGAAGGAATCCTGACCGTGCGTTTCAACTCTATAAAAGCATGGTCAGAGGTGGTTGTCACCCTAATAAGCCCACTTTGACTCTGTTAGTATCCACCTTCATCAAGAATGAGGATTATGATGGAGCAATGGAAGTCTTGAAAGAGTTTCTAGAAAGATCTATTACCCCTGACTTAGACATGTTAAGTGAAATATGCAGCGCATTTCAGAGATGCGGCAGAGAAGGAAAAATCATAAAACTTTTACAAGAAATAGAAGCTAGACGCCTCATGCCCGAAGATTTTGATAAAACAACAATGATTAGTTCTACAGACTGA
- the LOC132619579 gene encoding F-box protein At3g07870-like: MDKLSSEIVIDILSRLPIKSLVRCRCVCKSWFHLTHDMHLIDTHLSISSKNEIFTGLILKSSIPIHRTCWHSKLSFVHNDGTDDYKCVNFNLSLPLLHNYEIMGSCNGLLCLFDPIVKYLTHILNPCTGEFVFLPDPIRDLEDPVSVVVGFGFLPKMNVYKVVEIVYYKREIVDDDNDDLRSNVYVYTMGDDNSWRHIGSSPYSLRGRYFSEGFVDGAVHWVSSGYDGPKLVDRIVAFDLENEVFRVIPHPDFDSGRLNYTLGVLQGCLSATRFKVQDYVEIWIMKDYGVKESWTKCLKIVCSEVGLMIGAVRPLLFQRNGEVMLQHGGTLFCYNPLTKKLRELRISGMPRSFKAFIHVGSLVSPRKLLKCESTEFA, encoded by the coding sequence atggataAGCTCTCGAGTGAGATTGTGATTGACATACTTTCAAGATTACCTATCAAGTCCCTTGTAAGGTGCAGGTGTGTTTGTAAATCTTGGTTCCATTTAACACATGACATGCATTTAATTGATACTCATCTTTCTATTTCCTCTAAAAATGAAATCTTTACTGGTCTCATCCTCAAAAGTTCAATTCCCATTCACAGAACTTGTTGGCACAGTAAGTTATCTTTTGTGCATAATGATGGAACTGATGATTATAAGTGTGTTAATTTTAACTTGTCACTACCCCTTTTGCACAATTATGAAATTATGGGTTCTTGCAATGGATTACTATGCTTGTTTGATCCAATTGTTAAGTATTTAACTCATATATTAAATCCATGTACTGGTGAATTTGTTTTCTTGCCTGACCCTATTAGGGATTTGGAGGATCCTGTTAGTGTTGTTGTGGGGTTTGGTTTTTTGCCTAAGATGAATGTATATAAGGTGGTGGAAATTGTGTATTATAAGAGGGAAATagttgatgatgataatgatgatttgagGTCTAATGTTTATGTATACACTATGGGGGATGATAATTCATGGAGACATATTGGCTCTTCTCCTTATTCACTTCGCGGTAGGTATTTTTCCGAGGGGTTTGTGGATGGAGCTGTTCATTGGGTTAGTTCTGGCTATGATGGTCCTAAACTTGTTGATCGGATTGTTGCGTTTGATTTGGAAAATGAAGTGTTTAGAGTCATTCCTCATCCTGATTTTGATTCGGGTAGACTTAACTATACTTTGGGAGTTTTACAAGGTTGTCTTTCGGCTACTAGATTTAAGGTTCAAGATTATGTGGAAATTTGGATAATGAAGGATTATGGTGTCAAGGAGTCGTGGACAAAGTGTTTAAAAATAGTTTGTAGTGAAGTTGGGCTAATGATCGGAGCAGTCCGGCCGCTCTTGTTCCAGAGAAATGGAGAAGTGATGCTGCAGCATGGTGGCACTTTGTTTTGTTATAATCCTCTGACAAAGAAACTACGCGAACTTCGTATTTCTGGAATGCCACGGTCCTTCAAGGCTTTTATTCATGTTGGCTCTCTTGTTTCACCCCGAAAGTTATTAAAATGCGAGAGTACTGAATTTGCTTGA